A genomic region of Xanthomonas campestris pv. phormiicola contains the following coding sequences:
- a CDS encoding DUF1972 domain-containing protein produces the protein MPHRQLTILGIRGIPAMHGGFETFAERLALHLVQQGWRVTVYCQGAATQVPAVVEDEWRGVHRITLAVRRQGAPGTIEFDWASIRDAARRRPALALTLGYNTAVLSTYLRWRGIANLINMDGLEWKRRKWRRHARLWLWLNERVGCWTGDHLIADHPEIARHLSTRVSRDKIAMIPYGADLVGDVDPQPLRALGLEGQSYGLVIARAEPENSLLEIVRAFSRRRRDARLVVLGRYEPESNDYHRQVLEAASEEVDFPGAIYDLDALRVLRRYARFYAHGHTVGGTNPSLVEALGAANAVIAHDNPFNRWVAQDGARYFRSETECDMHMSVLLADGATVQAMRALSLQRFEREFRWSAILTQYQALLESHLQAPALAPAAQPALALAQAMTVKRGREG, from the coding sequence GTGCCCCATCGACAGCTCACCATTCTCGGCATCCGCGGCATCCCGGCGATGCATGGCGGATTCGAAACCTTCGCCGAACGCCTGGCCCTGCATCTGGTGCAGCAAGGCTGGCGGGTCACCGTCTATTGCCAGGGCGCGGCGACGCAGGTGCCGGCCGTGGTCGAGGACGAATGGCGCGGCGTGCACCGCATCACCCTGGCCGTGCGGCGCCAGGGCGCGCCGGGCACGATCGAATTCGACTGGGCGTCCATCCGCGACGCGGCCCGGCGGCGGCCGGCGCTGGCGCTGACCCTGGGCTACAACACCGCGGTGCTGTCCACGTACCTGCGCTGGCGCGGCATCGCCAACCTGATCAACATGGACGGACTGGAGTGGAAGCGGCGCAAATGGCGTCGGCACGCGCGGCTGTGGCTGTGGTTGAACGAGCGCGTCGGCTGCTGGACCGGCGATCACCTGATCGCCGACCATCCCGAGATCGCGCGGCATCTTTCCACTCGCGTGAGCCGCGACAAGATCGCGATGATTCCCTACGGGGCGGACCTGGTCGGCGATGTCGATCCGCAGCCGTTGCGCGCGCTGGGCCTGGAAGGGCAGTCGTACGGCCTGGTCATCGCCCGCGCCGAACCGGAGAACTCGCTGCTGGAGATCGTGCGCGCCTTCTCGCGGCGCCGGCGCGATGCGCGGCTGGTGGTGCTGGGCCGATACGAGCCGGAATCCAACGACTACCATCGCCAGGTGCTGGAGGCGGCGAGCGAGGAGGTGGACTTCCCCGGCGCCATCTACGATCTGGACGCGCTGCGGGTGCTGCGCCGCTATGCGCGCTTCTACGCGCACGGCCACACCGTCGGCGGCACCAATCCATCGCTGGTGGAGGCCTTGGGCGCCGCCAATGCGGTCATCGCCCACGACAACCCGTTCAACCGCTGGGTGGCCCAGGACGGAGCGCGCTACTTCCGTTCGGAAACCGAATGCGACATGCATATGTCGGTGCTGCTCGCCGACGGCGCGACGGTGCAGGCCATGCGCGCCTTGAGCCTGCAGCGCTTCGAGCGCGAATTCCGCTGGTCGGCGATCCTGACCCAGTACCAGGCGTTGCTCGAGAGCCATCTGCAGGCCCCGGCGCTGGCGCCGGCAGCGCAGCCGGCGTTGGCGTTGGCGCAGGCAATGACGGTCAAGCGCGGGCGCGAAGGTTGA
- a CDS encoding SLBB domain-containing protein: MRFSASAFFRPGLSRRRSRLRCAVAALGALLSSGCALLPAAHLDLDPAQAVGADGAPSELRQNGIAFRLHRLDGGAAPALFQAPADAAVAATPMPPAAAPAPYLVRSGDTLRVIVWDHPELNNPGLSALSTGTTSTAGAEAATAPKINAGGNLDPQGRLVQPDGTIYFPYVGRVKVAGQDIGHIRDLLARRLDPVIPSPQLDVAVVAFRSQKVYVSGAVRDPGALALTDVPMTVADAIAGAGGYTTGADLESATLNRDGRPQPLDLYAFFYRGDLAQNLRLRDGDVLNLPERRLKKVFVLGEVAKPGSQVMPLGPFTLSEALADAGGLNLVSANASQIYVFRHAADGHVDAYQLDTGNPGMLALGDQFALHPRDIVFVDPAKVTRFSRAISQILPLASLLYLGSAAISQ, from the coding sequence ATGCGCTTTTCCGCTTCTGCATTTTTCCGGCCAGGGCTGTCCCGTCGCCGTTCCCGCCTGCGTTGCGCCGTCGCCGCGCTGGGTGCGCTGCTGTCCAGCGGTTGCGCGCTGCTGCCGGCAGCGCATCTCGACCTGGACCCAGCGCAGGCGGTCGGCGCCGATGGCGCGCCGTCGGAACTGCGGCAGAACGGGATCGCCTTCCGCTTGCATCGTCTCGACGGCGGCGCGGCGCCGGCGTTGTTCCAGGCGCCCGCCGACGCGGCCGTCGCAGCAACGCCGATGCCGCCAGCGGCCGCGCCGGCGCCCTACCTGGTGCGCAGCGGCGATACGCTGCGGGTGATCGTCTGGGACCACCCGGAACTGAACAATCCAGGCCTCAGTGCGTTGAGCACGGGCACCACCAGCACGGCCGGCGCGGAAGCGGCGACGGCACCGAAGATCAACGCCGGCGGCAACCTCGATCCGCAGGGGCGGCTGGTGCAGCCCGACGGCACGATCTATTTCCCCTACGTCGGCCGGGTCAAGGTCGCCGGCCAGGACATCGGCCATATCCGCGACCTGCTCGCGCGCCGCCTGGATCCGGTGATTCCCTCGCCGCAGCTGGACGTGGCGGTGGTCGCGTTCCGCAGCCAGAAGGTGTACGTCTCCGGTGCGGTGCGCGACCCCGGCGCACTGGCCCTGACCGATGTGCCGATGACGGTCGCCGACGCCATCGCCGGCGCCGGCGGCTATACCACAGGCGCGGACCTGGAGAGCGCCACGCTCAACCGCGACGGACGCCCGCAGCCGCTGGATCTCTACGCGTTCTTCTATCGCGGCGACCTGGCGCAGAACCTGCGCCTGCGCGACGGCGACGTGCTCAACCTGCCCGAGCGCCGGCTGAAGAAGGTGTTCGTGCTCGGCGAGGTGGCCAAGCCGGGGTCGCAGGTGATGCCGCTGGGGCCGTTCACCCTGTCCGAAGCCCTGGCCGATGCCGGCGGCCTCAACCTGGTCTCGGCCAACGCATCGCAGATCTACGTGTTCCGCCATGCCGCAGACGGGCACGTCGACGCCTATCAGCTCGACACCGGCAACCCGGGCATGTTGGCGCTGGGCGACCAGTTCGCGCTGCATCCGCGCGACATCGTGTTCGTCGATCCGGCCAAGGTCACCCGCTTCTCGCGCGCCATCTCGCAGATCCTGCCGCTGGCCAGCCTGCTGTACCTGGGCAGCGCCGCCATCAGCCAATGA
- a CDS encoding polysaccharide biosynthesis tyrosine autokinase, protein MKHETTMQAEPADAPDSDVNLIALLRNVLTHLRLFAAIAVAILLLSIAYLLAATPTYTAQALIQVDEDQGAALGALSDVASALSLNKPIDGELDILGSRSVLTKAIAATQAQLSVQVHNSIPVLGRLYARFATPPHGLAPAPLGLDGFAWGGERLRLDDFQVPSVLNTDTFRLLAGAGGTWTLQSPDALTVARGRVGEQVTFAIDTRFGPGQGSIRVRELRARPGTRFDLSKSSLQQTLDAVSRHIKIEETSKDSSMIRLSVQDHDGERAADVANALAQAYMAMNIRHRAQQAHLSLQFLGRKLPQFQAELTRSEDALNAYRMQTDTIDVEQQTEALLARSVELTRQQTLVELNLQANAQQFRAAHPTMRMLLAQKASLADELARINTEIRALPGTQQSYLRLARDVAVNTQIYTALVANKLQLEVAEAGTTGNVSIIDIALTPEKRSWPLPLIVLAGGLFGGALIAFVSVQVVAGLRGALRDPLELERISQVPVYAVVPASIAQMRMTRAALRERQPHNPLLASQFLSDPSVEALRSLRSTFKFALDDANSNIVLFTGPTENVGKSFVAANFAYLLALSGERVLLVDGDMRRAGLGRYFPSALDVSGLADVLAGHAPLPDAIIASGHERLDLLPAGRRIPPNPGELLELPALATLLAQAGRRYDYVIVDSPPVLPVGDAVTLARSCGAVFVVSRFELSSGRQLTETFKRLNQIGATVAGQVFNGFRSTRFGYGYGYGYGYGYGYRQATGKG, encoded by the coding sequence ATGAAACACGAAACCACGATGCAGGCCGAACCGGCCGACGCGCCGGACAGCGACGTCAACCTGATTGCCTTGCTGCGCAATGTCCTCACCCACCTCAGGTTGTTCGCGGCCATCGCCGTGGCGATCCTGCTGCTCTCCATCGCCTACCTGCTTGCGGCCACACCGACCTACACGGCGCAGGCGCTGATCCAGGTGGACGAGGACCAGGGCGCCGCGCTCGGCGCCCTGTCCGACGTGGCCAGCGCGCTGAGCCTGAACAAGCCGATCGATGGCGAACTGGACATCCTCGGCTCGCGCTCCGTGCTGACCAAGGCGATCGCGGCGACGCAGGCGCAGTTGAGCGTGCAGGTGCACAACAGCATTCCGGTGCTGGGCCGGCTGTATGCGCGCTTCGCGACGCCGCCGCACGGACTGGCGCCGGCGCCGCTGGGGCTGGACGGGTTCGCATGGGGCGGCGAACGGCTGCGCCTGGACGACTTCCAGGTGCCCAGCGTGCTGAACACCGACACCTTCCGGTTGCTGGCCGGCGCCGGCGGCACCTGGACGCTGCAGTCGCCGGACGCGCTGACCGTCGCCCGCGGCCGCGTCGGCGAACAGGTGACGTTCGCCATCGACACGCGCTTCGGCCCGGGCCAGGGCAGCATCCGCGTGCGCGAATTGCGCGCCAGGCCGGGAACGCGCTTCGACCTGAGCAAGTCCTCGCTGCAGCAGACCCTGGACGCGGTGTCGCGGCATATCAAGATCGAGGAAACCTCGAAGGACTCCTCGATGATCCGCCTGTCGGTCCAGGACCACGACGGCGAACGCGCCGCCGACGTCGCCAATGCCCTGGCGCAGGCGTACATGGCGATGAACATCCGCCACCGCGCGCAACAGGCGCACCTGAGCCTGCAGTTCCTGGGACGCAAGCTGCCGCAGTTCCAGGCCGAACTGACCCGCTCGGAGGACGCGCTCAACGCCTACCGCATGCAGACCGATACCATCGACGTGGAGCAGCAGACCGAAGCGCTGCTCGCCCGTTCGGTCGAACTGACCCGCCAGCAGACCCTGGTCGAACTGAACCTGCAGGCCAATGCGCAGCAATTCCGCGCCGCGCACCCGACCATGCGCATGCTGCTGGCGCAGAAGGCCTCGCTCGCCGACGAACTGGCCAGGATCAACACCGAGATCCGCGCCCTCCCCGGCACGCAGCAGAGCTATCTGCGCCTGGCCCGCGATGTCGCGGTCAATACCCAGATCTACACCGCGCTGGTCGCCAACAAGCTGCAGCTCGAGGTCGCCGAGGCCGGCACCACCGGCAACGTCTCGATCATCGACATCGCCCTGACGCCCGAAAAGCGCAGCTGGCCGCTGCCGCTGATCGTGCTGGCCGGCGGACTGTTCGGCGGCGCGCTGATCGCGTTCGTGAGCGTGCAGGTCGTGGCCGGCTTGCGCGGCGCGCTGCGCGATCCGCTGGAGCTGGAGCGGATCAGCCAGGTGCCGGTCTATGCGGTGGTGCCGGCCAGCATCGCGCAGATGCGGATGACGCGCGCCGCCCTGCGCGAACGGCAACCGCACAATCCGCTGCTGGCCAGCCAGTTCCTGTCCGACCCGAGCGTGGAAGCGCTGCGCTCGCTGCGCAGCACCTTCAAGTTCGCGCTGGACGATGCCAACAGCAACATCGTGCTGTTCACCGGCCCCACCGAGAACGTCGGCAAGAGCTTCGTCGCCGCCAACTTCGCCTACCTGCTGGCGCTGTCCGGCGAACGCGTGCTGCTCGTCGACGGCGACATGCGCCGCGCCGGCCTCGGCCGCTATTTCCCGTCCGCGCTGGACGTGTCCGGCCTGGCCGACGTGCTGGCCGGGCATGCGCCGCTGCCGGACGCCATCATCGCCTCCGGCCACGAACGGCTCGACCTGCTGCCGGCGGGCCGGCGTATCCCGCCCAATCCCGGCGAACTGCTCGAACTGCCGGCGCTGGCGACGCTGCTGGCGCAGGCAGGGCGGCGCTACGACTACGTGATCGTGGATTCGCCGCCGGTATTGCCGGTCGGCGACGCGGTCACCCTGGCCCGCAGCTGCGGCGCGGTGTTCGTGGTCTCGCGCTTCGAACTCAGCAGCGGCCGGCAGCTGACCGAGACCTTCAAGCGCCTGAACCAGATCGGCGCCACCGTCGCCGGACAGGTGTTCAACGGCTTCCGCAGCACGCGCTTCGGCTACGGATATGGCTACGGTTACGGCTATGGCTATGGCTATCGCCAGGCCACCGGCAAAGGGTGA
- a CDS encoding exopolysaccharide biosynthesis polyprenyl glycosylphosphotransferase: MRSSLPMLAVEAFGMASMARLSMQALHAAQRRIVPRRRSVALVASPESVCLLPRLLRMRGHGYRLAAVYDAGAPEGGLCAGLPVVNRFQTLRVLVRQRAIDELWLLGPLHQSQQAADFVRAFRHDFVDIRFIPDLRDFALAQSAAALAPGLPVIDLAAAARHAHWQGGKRLFDVLFAAAALLALSPLMGAIAVAVRLDSPGPSLFRQKRMGADGRCFEICKFRTMRAHAEAAGTLTQARRHDPRVTTVGRFLRRTSLDELPQFINVLKGQMSLVGPRPHALQHDDLYKDLVHDYMYRYRIKPGITGWAQVHGLRGEIDSIDKVVARVAHDLHYIQHRSMAMDLKIIAMTLYKGFVHKNAY, encoded by the coding sequence ATGAGGTCCTCGCTGCCGATGCTGGCGGTGGAGGCGTTCGGGATGGCGTCGATGGCGCGGCTGTCGATGCAGGCGCTGCATGCCGCGCAGCGCAGGATCGTGCCGCGCCGGCGCTCGGTGGCGCTGGTCGCCAGCCCGGAATCGGTGTGCCTGTTGCCGCGACTGCTGCGCATGCGTGGCCACGGCTATCGCCTGGCCGCGGTCTACGACGCGGGCGCGCCGGAAGGCGGCCTGTGCGCCGGACTGCCGGTGGTCAACCGGTTCCAGACATTGCGCGTGCTGGTCAGGCAGCGGGCGATCGACGAGCTGTGGTTGCTCGGACCCCTGCACCAGTCGCAGCAGGCCGCAGACTTCGTCCGCGCGTTCCGGCACGATTTCGTCGATATCCGTTTCATCCCGGACCTGCGCGACTTCGCGCTGGCGCAGTCGGCGGCGGCGCTGGCCCCGGGGTTGCCGGTGATCGATCTGGCGGCCGCCGCGCGCCATGCGCATTGGCAGGGCGGCAAGCGCCTGTTCGATGTACTGTTCGCCGCCGCCGCGCTGCTGGCGCTGTCGCCGCTGATGGGCGCGATCGCGGTGGCGGTGCGGCTCGATTCGCCGGGTCCGTCGTTGTTCCGGCAAAAGCGCATGGGCGCGGACGGGCGCTGTTTCGAGATCTGCAAGTTCCGCACCATGCGTGCGCATGCGGAGGCGGCCGGAACCCTGACCCAGGCCCGCCGTCACGACCCGCGGGTGACCACGGTCGGCCGCTTCCTGCGCCGTACCAGCCTGGACGAGCTGCCGCAGTTCATCAACGTGCTCAAGGGGCAGATGTCGCTGGTCGGTCCGCGCCCGCACGCGCTGCAGCACGACGACCTGTACAAGGACCTGGTGCACGACTACATGTACCGCTACCGGATCAAGCCGGGCATCACCGGCTGGGCGCAGGTCCACGGCCTGCGCGGCGAGATCGACAGCATCGACAAGGTCGTGGCGCGCGTCGCCCACGATCTCCACTACATCCAGCACCGCAGTATGGCGATGGATCTGAAGATCATCGCGATGACGCTCTACAAAGGGTTCGTGCACAAGAATGCGTACTGA
- a CDS encoding helix-turn-helix domain-containing protein, which yields MGFVLYEGFDLADLVAVVKMLQAANAIECGAAGRGDFYEICLLSSNGGGISSAFKLVVDTEPLQPAGRGPRLHALFLAGGGGARRALGDERLRAWLRDCRERAQTVVPIAEGQDLMEAAGLCVPSMLGQAGSGAAAALAATLRMIERDLGEAVAQRVGRSGLREVAPRQDVAQLAMASRVSEQVLASARWLEANSDRPISVGDAAQVAAMSERNFLRRFKMELGITPSDYLLRIRVKRSCRLLAETDLPIDKIARRCGIGDGGRMAKIFRKYLANTPSAYRAGLRGGGEAATQAPGPAA from the coding sequence GTGGGTTTCGTCCTGTACGAAGGCTTCGATCTGGCCGACCTGGTGGCCGTGGTGAAGATGCTGCAAGCGGCCAATGCGATCGAGTGCGGCGCCGCGGGCCGCGGCGACTTCTACGAGATCTGCCTGTTGTCCAGCAATGGCGGCGGCATCTCCAGCGCCTTCAAGCTGGTGGTGGACACCGAGCCGCTGCAGCCGGCAGGCCGCGGCCCGCGCTTGCATGCGCTGTTCCTGGCCGGCGGCGGCGGCGCGCGGCGTGCGCTGGGCGACGAGCGCCTGCGCGCGTGGCTGCGTGATTGCCGCGAACGGGCACAGACCGTGGTGCCCATCGCCGAAGGCCAGGACCTGATGGAGGCGGCCGGGTTGTGCGTACCGTCGATGCTGGGGCAGGCCGGGAGCGGCGCGGCCGCCGCGTTGGCCGCCACCTTGCGCATGATCGAGCGCGACCTGGGCGAGGCGGTCGCGCAGCGGGTGGGCCGTTCGGGCCTGCGCGAGGTCGCGCCGCGCCAGGACGTCGCGCAGCTGGCGATGGCGTCGCGGGTCAGCGAACAGGTGCTGGCATCGGCGCGCTGGCTGGAAGCCAACAGCGACCGGCCGATCAGCGTGGGCGATGCCGCGCAGGTCGCGGCGATGAGCGAGCGCAACTTCCTGCGCCGCTTCAAGATGGAACTGGGGATCACGCCCTCGGATTATCTGCTGCGTATCCGGGTCAAGCGCAGTTGCCGGCTGCTGGCCGAAACCGACCTGCCGATCGACAAGATCGCGCGGCGTTGTGGCATCGGCGATGGCGGACGCATGGCCAAGATCTTCCGCAAGTACCTGGCCAATACGCCCAGCGCCTACCGTGCCGGCCTGCGCGGCGGCGGCGAAGCGGCCACGCAGGCGCCGGGGCCGGCGGCATGA
- a CDS encoding EAL domain-containing protein — MSALPVPAADSVGHMLVELHNYSHLSATYGQRYARAALQALQLSVHVAGGSVAVAGHNRFIAVLPDTVAGVGHAGAPVPASAAERWQLQFCARPFLHEGQAALPVTTVDAVQISAGEYADGGLYEPQELERQCGAAPFLRPVQCGWNWRIGYEADMAQALAFHDALAKGQVSLAFQPVVRRSRSANAADRRPLGQLYQEALLRFDVPQLSPATLVPALERLGLVRLLDRAVLDAVIDRLDVEPTLRIGCNLSSLSLIGDAWWCGPLQRLQANPSLAARLTLEITETAALIDFDSAVQFVRRLQALGCQIAIDDFGDGHTRLDFVRAIQPQIIKISGSLLSAAVRSSAGAEEFSHLAALSGALAPYVVAEGVGCQQHVLVALVGGATCLQGDAVARPAMLRPSVRVVLPSICPVPP, encoded by the coding sequence ATGAGCGCGCTGCCGGTCCCGGCCGCAGACAGCGTCGGGCACATGCTCGTCGAACTGCACAACTACTCGCATCTGAGCGCGACCTACGGCCAGCGCTATGCGCGCGCGGCGTTGCAGGCGCTGCAGCTGAGCGTGCACGTGGCCGGGGGCTCGGTGGCGGTGGCCGGGCACAACCGCTTCATTGCGGTGTTGCCGGACACGGTCGCCGGCGTCGGCCATGCGGGCGCTCCGGTGCCGGCGTCGGCCGCCGAGCGCTGGCAACTGCAGTTCTGCGCCAGGCCGTTCCTGCACGAAGGCCAGGCCGCGTTGCCGGTGACCACGGTGGACGCGGTGCAGATCAGCGCCGGCGAGTACGCCGACGGCGGCCTGTACGAACCGCAGGAACTGGAACGGCAATGCGGCGCGGCGCCGTTCCTGCGCCCGGTGCAGTGCGGATGGAACTGGCGGATCGGCTACGAAGCCGACATGGCCCAGGCGCTGGCGTTCCACGACGCGTTGGCGAAGGGGCAGGTGAGCCTGGCCTTCCAGCCGGTGGTGCGCCGCAGCCGCTCCGCCAATGCCGCCGACCGGCGCCCGTTGGGCCAGCTGTACCAGGAGGCCCTGCTGCGCTTCGACGTGCCGCAGCTGTCGCCGGCGACGCTGGTGCCGGCGCTGGAGCGGCTGGGGCTGGTGCGCCTACTCGACCGGGCGGTGCTGGATGCGGTGATCGATCGCCTGGACGTGGAGCCGACGCTGCGCATCGGCTGCAACCTGTCCAGCCTGAGCCTGATCGGCGACGCGTGGTGGTGTGGGCCGTTGCAGCGCTTGCAGGCCAATCCCAGCCTCGCTGCGCGGCTGACCCTGGAAATCACCGAAACCGCGGCGCTGATCGACTTCGACAGCGCCGTGCAGTTCGTGCGCCGGCTGCAGGCGCTCGGCTGCCAGATCGCGATCGATGACTTCGGCGACGGCCACACCCGGCTGGACTTCGTGCGCGCGATCCAGCCACAGATCATCAAGATCAGCGGTTCGCTGCTGAGCGCGGCGGTGCGCAGCAGCGCCGGGGCGGAAGAGTTCTCGCACCTGGCCGCGTTGAGCGGCGCGCTCGCGCCGTACGTGGTGGCCGAAGGCGTGGGTTGCCAACAGCATGTCCTGGTCGCCCTGGTCGGCGGCGCCACCTGCCTGCAAGGCGATGCGGTGGCGCGTCCGGCCATGCTGCGTCCTTCGGTGCGGGTGGTCCTGCCCTCGATCTGCCCGGTGCCGCCATGA
- a CDS encoding recombinase family protein, with translation MIPPTTERTLSVKQRERPIYRIEDRRLRAWIAATAQGRRLPLFLAGLPQMMIGYARVSTEEQNLDLQIQALKREGCDKIYTDHGISGIASARPGLARAMAQLRPGDTLIVWRLDRLGRSLQQLVKLLESLSRRRIFFHSTTEHIDMRSSGGRLVFHIMAALAEFERSLISERTRAGIAAARVNGRQVGRKPRLTDAQLYEARSALDGGTQNLRQLARGFGVHPRTLSRGLERMSALGTAL, from the coding sequence GTGATTCCCCCCACGACAGAAAGGACCCTTTCTGTCAAACAGCGGGAGAGGCCGATATATCGCATCGAAGACAGGCGTCTTCGCGCATGGATCGCAGCAACGGCGCAAGGACGACGTCTCCCGCTTTTCCTAGCGGGGTTACCTCAGATGATGATTGGCTATGCGCGCGTTTCGACCGAAGAACAGAACCTGGACCTGCAGATTCAGGCGCTCAAACGCGAAGGCTGCGACAAGATATATACCGACCACGGGATTTCCGGGATCGCCAGCGCGCGCCCGGGACTGGCCCGGGCGATGGCGCAACTGCGCCCGGGCGACACCTTGATCGTCTGGCGACTGGACCGTCTCGGCCGCTCGCTGCAGCAACTGGTGAAACTGCTGGAGTCGCTGTCGCGGCGCCGGATCTTCTTCCATTCCACGACCGAGCACATCGACATGCGCTCGTCCGGCGGGCGCCTGGTGTTCCACATCATGGCGGCGTTGGCCGAATTCGAGCGTTCGCTGATCAGCGAACGCACCCGCGCCGGGATCGCCGCCGCGCGCGTGAACGGGCGTCAGGTGGGGCGCAAGCCGCGACTCACCGACGCGCAGCTGTACGAGGCACGCAGCGCACTGGACGGAGGAACCCAGAACCTGCGGCAACTCGCCCGCGGGTTCGGCGTGCATCCGCGCACGCTGAGCCGCGGACTGGAGCGCATGAGCGCGCTCGGCACCGCACTCTAG
- a CDS encoding recombinase family protein: protein MIIGYARVSTEDQHLTLQTLALEAAGCVQIYTDHGISGRLASRPGLDMALARLQPGGKLVVWRLDRLGRSLIHLVQLLDILGKRGISFESITERIDTDSSGGRLIFHMMAALAEFECSLISERTRAGMAAARSKGRPLGRRPSLTAQQCMEATLLRHEQGWTSCQLARRYGVHPRTLLRQMAKQTLQGSGLCCEHRVEAERVAGMAD from the coding sequence TTGATTATCGGATACGCGCGAGTATCAACGGAAGATCAACATTTAACGCTACAGACACTGGCCCTGGAGGCTGCCGGATGCGTACAGATCTATACCGACCATGGCATCTCGGGACGCCTGGCATCGCGGCCTGGCCTGGACATGGCGCTGGCGCGGCTGCAGCCCGGCGGCAAGCTGGTGGTATGGCGCCTCGACCGGCTCGGGCGCTCGCTGATCCATCTGGTGCAACTGCTGGACATCCTCGGCAAGCGCGGCATCTCGTTTGAATCGATCACCGAACGCATCGACACCGACTCTTCCGGCGGGCGCCTCATCTTCCACATGATGGCGGCGCTGGCCGAGTTCGAATGTTCGCTGATCAGCGAGCGCACCCGCGCCGGCATGGCCGCTGCGCGCTCCAAGGGCCGCCCGCTGGGCCGGCGCCCGTCGCTGACCGCGCAGCAATGCATGGAGGCGACACTGTTGCGCCACGAGCAAGGCTGGACCAGTTGCCAGCTCGCCCGACGTTACGGCGTGCATCCGCGCACCCTACTGCGGCAGATGGCCAAGCAGACACTGCAGGGCAGCGGGCTGTGCTGCGAACACAGGGTAGAGGCCGAACGCGTGGCCGGCATGGCCGACTAG
- a CDS encoding FAD/NAD(P)-binding protein: protein MRIAIIGAGFCGTVLAATLARQGAARRITLIGVADTYGRGIAYGAARPEHLLNVRAKDLGVDPQDPGGFADALQLDAEQRLQFLPRLQYGRYLEQHLDTALAASAVEVARVSEEAVAVERGPDGFRIFLANGEDVVSDVVVLAIGALPPAALPGIGPRLAVHRRYIGWPWQDGVLDEVPPQARLLLVGTGLTMADVALTLRRRGHRGPITALSRRGLAPQAHLAQPGAPVTLPPSVAQALRNHDLAGLVRSLRQLTTVVEDWRCVVDALRPHLQPFWKGLAPAARSRFLRHLRPYWEAARHRLAPAAATALAQMQQQGQLRIRAGRLLRARLGEAAVEAVIRDRASSSARTEDFDVLIRATGLDTDVARTSHPLIATMRDAGLLQADPLGLGLVVDERLQVRDGSGHPVAGLYCLGPLLRGGLWEITAVPELRAGAQRLAAELAALRRVGGSRVAEGAAAKRLRR from the coding sequence ATGCGAATTGCGATCATCGGCGCAGGATTCTGCGGCACCGTGCTGGCCGCGACGCTGGCCAGGCAGGGCGCCGCCCGCCGCATCACCCTGATCGGCGTGGCCGACACCTACGGCCGCGGCATCGCCTACGGTGCGGCGCGGCCGGAACATCTGTTGAACGTGCGCGCCAAGGATCTGGGCGTGGACCCGCAGGATCCGGGTGGCTTCGCCGATGCCTTGCAGCTCGACGCCGAACAGCGTCTGCAGTTCCTGCCGCGGCTGCAGTACGGCCGCTACCTGGAGCAGCATCTGGACACCGCGCTCGCCGCGTCGGCGGTCGAGGTGGCGCGGGTGAGCGAAGAGGCGGTGGCGGTGGAACGCGGCCCGGACGGTTTCCGCATCTTCCTGGCCAACGGCGAGGACGTGGTCAGCGACGTGGTGGTGCTGGCGATCGGCGCGCTGCCGCCGGCGGCGCTGCCCGGTATCGGTCCGCGCCTGGCGGTGCATCGCCGCTACATCGGCTGGCCGTGGCAGGACGGAGTGCTGGACGAGGTGCCGCCGCAGGCGCGGCTGCTGCTGGTCGGCACCGGCCTGACCATGGCCGATGTCGCGCTGACCCTGCGCCGCCGCGGCCATCGCGGCCCGATCACCGCGTTGTCGCGGCGCGGCCTGGCGCCGCAGGCGCATCTGGCCCAGCCGGGCGCGCCGGTGACGCTGCCGCCGAGCGTGGCGCAGGCGCTGCGCAACCACGATCTCGCCGGCCTGGTGCGCAGCCTGCGCCAGCTGACCACGGTGGTGGAGGACTGGCGCTGCGTGGTCGATGCGCTGCGCCCGCATCTGCAGCCGTTCTGGAAAGGCCTGGCACCGGCGGCGCGTTCGCGCTTCCTGCGCCACCTGCGCCCGTATTGGGAAGCGGCGCGGCATCGGCTGGCGCCGGCCGCGGCCACTGCGTTGGCGCAGATGCAGCAGCAGGGCCAGTTGCGCATCCGCGCCGGGCGCCTGCTGCGCGCGCGGCTGGGCGAGGCCGCGGTGGAGGCGGTGATCCGCGACCGTGCCAGCAGCAGCGCGCGCACCGAAGACTTCGACGTGCTGATCCGCGCCACCGGGCTGGACACCGACGTCGCCCGCACCAGCCATCCGTTGATCGCCACGATGCGCGATGCCGGCCTGCTGCAGGCCGATCCGCTGGGCCTGGGCCTGGTGGTGGACGAGCGCCTGCAGGTGCGCGACGGCAGCGGCCATCCGGTCGCCGGGCTGTACTGCCTGGGGCCGCTGCTGCGCGGCGGTTTGTGGGAGATCACCGCCGTGCCGGAACTGCGCGCCGGCGCGCAGCGCCTGGCCGCGGAACTGGCGGCGCTGCGGCGGGTGGGCGGCAGCCGCGTCGCGGAAGGCGCGGCCGCGAAAAGGCTGCGGCGTTGA